In Nostoc sphaeroides, the genomic window GCCCAGATAAGTTGGCGGTGTTGGTGGTGGGTGAAGGCGGTTTGAGATTATCAATTACTCGCCGCGCAATTTGGGGATCGAGATAGGCTGCACCATCAACTGCGGCTGCGATCGCACTTAACAATCTTTCCACACTTGCACCTTTGATACAATACGCATCTGCACCGCTAGAGAGTGCCGCAATAATTTCTGTCTCTGTTTGATGAGATGTCAGCATCACCACATGAGTTGCTGGCAGTGCCGCCTTAATTTGCTGTGTCGCTGCAATGCCATCCAATCGCGGCAACCCAATATCCATAACCACCAAATCAGGTTTCAGTTGCAGTGCGGCTTGAACTCCCAAATAACCATCTTCAGCTTGTCCAACAATCTCCA contains:
- a CDS encoding response regulator; translated protein: MSLDTRYPLNLPANAPPLRVLIVEDDPMMQLGLEQSLMAHPQLEIVGQAEDGYLGVQAALQLKPDLVVMDIGLPRLDGIAATQQIKAALPATHVVMLTSHQTETEIIAALSSGADAYCIKGASVERLLSAIAAAVDGAAYLDPQIARRVIDNLKPPSPTTNTANLSGRELEVLKLMVDGLSNPEIAEKLYLSPNTIKTHVRGIMNKLAVDDRVQAAVVALRSGLV